In Cervus elaphus chromosome 29, mCerEla1.1, whole genome shotgun sequence, a single window of DNA contains:
- the LOC122686176 gene encoding uncharacterized protein LOC122686176 → MPGLLQKPLFRGLFKNQAPISLSLPPSLLPSLLTTPPPVKSWHPASAPFQPEIPEPAAVPWQKRPSAEAWTRSPPKVSHKLRKEERKTTLDTEEPTKATAASGVMKQRQTQALEPWMKWLTSPQPHPSPELCFLCSQYQGHCKSSQALACD, encoded by the exons ATGCCTGGACTCTTACAGAAGCCATTATTTCGGGGTCTCTTTAAAAATCAAGCgcccatctctctttctctccctccctcccttcttccctccctcctcaccacaCCACCCCCAGTGAAATCTTGGCACCCTGCAAGTGCTCCGTTTCAGCCAGAGATCCCAGAACCAGCCGCTGTCCCCTGGCAGAAGAGGCCCAGCGCTGAGGCCTGG ACTAGGTCGCCTCCAAAAGTTTCTCACaagcttagaaaagaagaaagaaagacaactCTTGACACAGAAGAGCCCACAAAAGCTACAGCAGCATCAGGGGTGATGAAGCAGCGACAGACCCAG GCCTTGGAACCATGGATGAAATGGCTGACATCCCCCCAACCTCACCCCTCCCCAGAACTCTGCTTCTTGTGCAGCCAATACCAGGGTCACTGCAAGTCTTCTCAAG ctcttgcATGTGACTAG